The following are from one region of the Mus musculus strain NOD/ShiLtJ chromosome 17 genomic scaffold, GRCm38.p6 alternate locus group NOD/ShiLtJ MMCHR17_CHO_IDD1 genome:
- the H2-M10.3 gene encoding histocompatibility 2, M region locus 10.3 precursor, with amino-acid sequence MRNPGCCTLLLLLVAMDLNQYCAGSHWLQTFNIAFLEPGMINSRFIHIGYVDSIQYQGFDSKEPMAILKPRAAWMEQELPKYWNVETTKILLLSQIERRILYFMIEKYEHRMNDYHTLQEVYGCNVATDGRFLHGHFRLTYYGYDYLTLNEDLSSWTAEGKGAEYMKNRWENMSEAERWKTYLRGECVQRLLRYLDLGKETLLRSDAPRTHVTHHVRPEGNVTLRCWALGFYPADITLTWKRDGNNLTQDMELPDTRPAGDGTFQKWAAVVVPSGEELRYTCHVHHEGLPEPLTLKWEPPQTIPIIAILIGLVLGTLVVGTVVIFLVWKK; translated from the exons ATGAGGAACCCTGGATGCTgcacactcctcctcctcttggtgGCCATGGACCTGAACCAGTATTGTGCAG GCTCACACTGGCTGCAGACTTTCAACATTGCATTTTTGGAGCCTGGCATGATTAATTCCCGGTTCATCCACATTGGCTATGTAGACTCTATACAGTATCAAGGATTTGACAGCAAAGAACCAATGGCTATTTTGAAACCTCGGGCTGCATGGATGGAGCAGGAACTACCTAAGTATTGGAACGTGGAGACAACAAAAATTCTGCTATTGTCACAGATAGAAAGACGAATTCTTTACTTCATGATAGAAAAATATGAACATAGAATGAACG attaTCACACCCTGCAGGAAGTATATGGCTGCAATGTGGCTACTGATGGGCGCTTCCTTCACGGTCACTTCCGGCTCACCTACTATGGCTACGATTACTTAACCCtgaatgaggacctgagctccTGGACTGCAGAGGGCAAGGGAGCTGAATACATGAAGAACAGGTGGGAGAATATGAGTGAGGCAGAAAGGTGGAAGACTTACCTTCGAGGGGAGTGTGTACAAAGGCTTCTTAGATACCTCGACCTTGGAAAGGAGACCTTGCTGCGCTCTG ATGCCCCCCGAACACATGTGACCCACCATGTAAGACCTGAAGGGAATGTCACCCTGAGGTGCTGGGCCCTAGGCTTCTACCCAGCTGACATCACCCTGACCTGGAAGAGGGATGGGAACAACCTCACCCAGGACATGGAGCTGCCAGATACCAGGCCTGCAGGGGATGGAACCTTCCAGAAGTGGGCAGCTGTGGTGGTTCCTTCTGGAGAAGAGCTGAGATACACATGTCATGTGCACCATGAAGGGTTACCTGAGCCTCTCACTCTGAAATGGG aACCTCCACAAACCATCCCCATCATAGCAATCCTCATCGGCCTGGTTCTTGGAACTTTGGTGGTGGGAACTGTGGTCATTTTTCTGGTGTGGAAGAAATAA